Part of the Vibrio penaeicida genome is shown below.
GAATCGTTCACGGCAACAAAAATACGATAAGACAAGGGGAGAATATGGGAGAGGAAATGCATCTGAGATTCAAAAGAATGCACGGGGTTAATTCCCAAGCTCTGACGCATGTTTTCACGCCAGAATGTGGTTATTTCTTCTGCATGACATTCTTTAAAAGGCACTATTTTGTAGTTTACAGCCATATCACCTCCTTTGATTTGCCTTCAAGGTGTTTTAACTAGTATTCAAACACGGAATACGACCAGTAACTTTCGCCTGTGGATTCCGTTTGTTTCCATCCTTGGGATTTGAGCTGTTTAGCAATGAGTCTATTCATTATGCCATGTCCTAGCAAAAATACGCTCTCATGTTGGTTCGCTAACGCACTTAAATAATTCGCCCCTAACCTCGCTCGCTCTTTTGCTTCATGAATAGGCTCTCCATTTTTAGCAAAGCCAAACAACCAACAAAGTCGAAAAATCATAGCCCAGCAGAGAAAATTTAGCTTGGGGGTTTGCCAGTTGAGATAGGGTAAGTCGGATTCTCGAAAGCACTTTTGTACGTGATGTACCTCCTCTACCCCGAGTAATCTCACAGACGAAATCGCCCATGGTAACTGGCTGCTCACGGCTATGTTACAGCCTTGTGCCGCCTTAATCGCTTGCTCACTAGGAAGCGTAGAGAAATTTAAATCCGACGATTCGTATTCAAGCACAAGCGATCCAAGATCATGGGAAGAAAACCTTTGGCTTTTCAAACTGTGCAGATCGAGTTCTGGTTGCCCATGCCGCATCAAAACAATTTTCAATGGCTCGTACCAACTAGCAAAAAATGAAATGCGATAGTAAATCGAAACATCTAATGTTGAAGTTAATTTGTGCTAAACAAACCAGCCATTTTGAACAGAAAACTAAGTAGAAACTTCGTAAAGTTCGAGTGGAAGCCCATCAGGATCTTGAAAAAATGTATAGCGACTTTGAGTAAACTCATCGATTCGAATGGGTTCAATCTCAACATTATTCTTTTCTAGGTGTTCAACAACGTCTTCGATACAAGTAACTGAAAATGCTAAATGTCTCAGCCCTCTGGCTTCTGGTCGAGTCGGTCTTTTAGGTGGGTTGGGAAAGGAAAACAATTCGATCTGGTTGCCATTTGGAAGCGCCAAATCGAGTTTGTAAGATGCACGATCTTCTCGGTAGTTTTCGGCAATAATTTTCAGTCCCAAAATGTCACAATAAAATGCCTTAGAGACAGAATAATCGGAACATATGATCGCAGTATGATGAATTCCCTTTAGCATGATCTGTCCTTATCATTGAGTCCTCCCAACGCTTCTCGTTTTACGCGTTCTACGCTACGTAAAGTATCGGGAGGATTTTTGTGCTTTTCGTAAGCCAGTTTAAAGACTTTAAACAGAAAGAACGCGAGATACCGCAGCTTGCACTTCTCGCGCAGAAGCGTTTCGGTTTAGCGTGAAGGATACATATTGATCTCCACGAAGACTCATTGCTCGGTCAACTTCAGCCAAACAATGAACCACGTCGCCCTCTAGAATAAACGATAGTTCAATCTCTTTGCTGGTGACAAAGCCATTGTTGCGAAATTCAATTTCCTGATAACAACCTGAGTGCGACTGAAATGTGTTCGCGCGTAAATGCCCTTTTTCAACGTCTGCTTTTACCATCGTAAACCCTGCTGATTCGATAGCAGATATCACGCTGGAGACGACAGGGAGAGGTTTCACCTCGACAAGATCTCGGTCTTTAGGGTCGATAGCAAAATCAATATCCAACGTTGTTTCTACCCAAACATGACATAGGTTGTTTAGTGCATTCAACGCAGTCACTGGCGTTTCGTCGTGAAGCTTGAGTTCAAAATTGACTTGTTTCTCTTCACCCGGGCCAATAACAAAAGGCTCCACCGCTTGAAGATGCCCCAACACAAATGATGGGTAGCTTGTGCCACTGTCTGATTCCTCTTTTACTTGAGTGCAAAGTTTCAGTTTTATCGCATCAATTTGTTGCTCAACATCACCGCCTTGAATATGAACAGTCCCTTCTAACGTTTCACCTTGAGAAAGGCTCATGTTGTGCAACACCGTATCCACTTTCGCCGCACCAATACCTAATGACGCCTTTAACTTTCCAAACATCTGTATTCCTTATTATGTGTTGAGACAGTGATTAGATATGGGTTGTAGCACGTAGATTCAAGCATCAATAACGATACATCACTCGAAAAGCTGCCGTCGACTTAGAGAAATGATTCTTCTGACTGCAACTGCTCAAGCTTCTTTTCCCAACGCGCAAGTTTGGTGCTCGCCACTTGATTCAGTACGTGTTCCATTTCTTCAATATTGCGTATTCCTTGTTTATTCAGTTGCAAAAATGCAATATCAAGCGCACAAAGCGCAACATCAATGGCTTCGCCAACCACACCATCTTTACCCCCTTTTTCGCTAGGCAATTTTTTCTGCTCAACCTGAATCTCAACAGCCAACTCCCCTACTTCTTCTGTCAGTTTGAAAAAATTAAAATCAAACGTTCGAGTGTAACCTTCTACCCCAGCAATAGAGGCTTGAATGAGTTTTGTTGTAAGCACAATGACCTCAATAAAAAAGGGCGCAAACGCGCCCTAGGGATTAAAAATTCACTTAAAACGCGTATTGCACACCTGCACCAGCAGATAGCTCCGTTTTAATACCGTGACCTTGGGTAACGTTAGTAGTTGCAGACATTGACCAGTTAGAATCTTGGAAGCTATGTGCAAAACCAACGGCTATTGCTTGAGCTTTACCAGCAAAGCCAGTACCGACACCAAATGCCGTTTGACCACCTGACACCATTGGGCGAGCATTGTTAATAGCGTGGGTTCCAGCCATCACTCCATCCATGCGCTTGTCCATTTTATCGAAGCGTTCATTGTACTGAGCTGCCTGTGATTCGAAGTCTGTACGCAAGTCATTAATAGCCTGAGTATTTTTTGAGATATCACTTGATAACGAGTTGTACGCGGCTTCCCCAGTTGACGCAAGCGATGCCCCTGATTCACGAATACGATCAAACTCTTCTGCAATTTTACTCGCTACACTGTCATTAATATCAAAAGTATCGTTTTTGCTACTATCACCTATCTCTTTTTGCAGTTCCTTATATGCTTCCACCGCTTCTTTTCGAATTTCCGCTTTTGCTGAATCAATAGCAGCCTTACCTTCAGCATACATATTTTTCATTTCAACTTTAGCTACTTCATACGCTTGCTCACCCGCTATATCTATTCGCTTATTAACCTCTTTTGAGACAAATTCCGCCCCACCATCAACATCAATATTGGTTAACGTGTCGATCTTCTTATTTAGTTCGTTATAAGCCAATTCTGCATCTTTTCGAGCTCCAGAAAACGCTTGCCCTGTGCGCGCTTCGATGTTACTCATCCGAGTATTTGCCGCGTTCACAGCAATTTGCCCTTGTTTCGCTAACTCTCCACCAACAGAAGTAATTCGCTTGTTTACTTCATCTGAAGCGATATCGACAGCACCATCGATATCAACCCCCGCTACGGCATCAATTTTTGTATTTAAATTGTTATAAGCCAGTTTTGCGTCATTTCGAACGCTAGAAAACGCTCTCCCTGTGCGTTCTTCGATGCTATTCATCCGAGTATTTGCCGCGTTCACAGCAATTTGCCCTTGTTTCGCTAACTCTCCACCAACAGAAGTAATTCGCTTGTTTACTTCATCTGAAGCGATATCGACAGCACCATCAATATCAACCCCCGCTACGGCATCAATTTTTGTATTTAAACTCTTATATGCACTCTGACCATCCTCGCGTAGAGAATTGTTCATTGAATTTAAACGAGTATTGACTAAATCAACGCCTTGCGCTTTTGCTTTGGCAAGTGCAGAAGCTCCATCTTGACGCACTGAGTCATCCAATGCCGCCAAGCGCGTATTCATATGCGATAGACCATCAGCTTTGACCGTATCTAATGCATGTACTGCGTCTGCTCTTACAGCATTATCCATGGCTGAAATGCGATCCGTTACGTACTCAACACCTTGATCTTTTGCTTTGACAAGTGCAGAAGATCCATCTTGACGTAATGAGTCATCCAGTGCCGCCAAGCGCGTATTCATATGCGATAGACCATCAGCTTTGACCGTATCTAATGCATGTGCGGCGTCTGTTCTTAGAGTACTGTCCATAGCTGAAAATTGTCGCTGAACGCTTTTTATCTCAGCTTTACCTATAGACTCAATTTTTTTAACTCGCTTTAATAAATTAATTGGATCTGTAGGGTCACCATTTACATCAGGCAAATCATCTATTTTCCCATTAATTTTTCTACCATTTACAGAAAACACCTTTCCATGTCTGTCGAAGTTAACGTGATGCTTTCGACCGTTTGCGTCGGTAACTTTGTATGAACTCATACCTCCATCAACCGTTCTATCTTCAATAATGGCTTTGTTTCCATGATCATCAATTACAATACGCGTTTTTCCAGAATCAACGACGGTGAAGTTATCGCGAAGATGTTTATCAACACTTTCAATATCTATAACAATAGGAGCGATTGCTGCAGAAACATTAATGGAGAAAAAAGAAGCAATGGATAGAGCGATAAGAGATTTTTTCATCTTAAAACCTTTGATTGGTTAAGACGTCCATGTTTCACATAGAGAGCCTTATCCATCCAGCTCTCGATCCAAAAGATTTGTCGTCAAAACCAATACCCACACCCGAAACTGTAAGCAATAAAAAAGCCTCGATGTGTCTCATTCTTGACAACGAGGCGTATAGTACACATGCTGACTTTAGATTTAAAGGTTTTATGTTGAATTATTTAATATAAAACCTTAAATGGTTTTTAAGGCATTGAAAAGCAAGTGATTTTAAAAATATATTTTTAAAATGTCCGTTCAGAATTTCAAGTGCTAACGATTTTCGAGGAAAGATCCACTTGGATAAAAAGAAAAAGGCGTTATTCAAAAATGATTCGTAACAGTAACAATCTATAAATAAAGGAGAGTGTGAAAAGGTAACCAAACAAAAAAAGGATTACATCAAACAATGATGAAAATGACTATTTTGAAATGATTGTGCCTACTGAGAATGAGGCGTCGAATTGAATTTAATGTATTGCCATCAACTGAGCTTTTCGAGGTACCAAGTCCCGTGACACGGTCCGTTGTTTAGGTTCCACTTCCCATCAATTCTATCGCTCGTGACCTTGCCTGCAAATCGATAATCCCATTGGCTATGGCTTGCATACAATGTCAGATCTTTGTTCTCTGATACCCAACCTTTAAGCGGTGTTCCGTTGTATGTGAGAACAAAGGTGACCAGTCCATCAACCACGTCGCCTTCTATTGTTGTTGGCTCGCATAAGCTGCTGCTTGATTCATTGATCCGACGCCCTACCCATTTCCCATCAAATTCACTCGATACACTAAAATCAGGCGCTTCAGGCAATTTAGGGAACGAATCTGGGTTACTTGATGCAAACCAATCAAGTTTGCTCCCTACCAGCAGAAAAGCCACAAAGGAAAAAGTCAGTGTATACGCCGCTATTTTTTTCATCATTCAGTGCAACCAAGAAGCAATAACCAAATGAATTATATGAAATAAAATTCAAAATCGGGTGATTCGATGTAAACCCTGCGATTCGCTTCTCAATAGAAAACAACCAGCTAAACGGCGTTTCTCCACAAGGAATATACGCCACTTGTATTCAACCTTTGTTCCGTCTTGATCGGACCAGTGTGTACGTAAACGATTCCGTGTTTAATCTATTGGTAATCTTATAGTTAGACATGTAAATTATTCTTATTCACATTTGGAGATTTACTATGAATACCGTCGTTATTTGGGGAGCCGCCAGCGGTTTAGGTGCTGCTATGGTTGAGTACTTTCATCAGCACGATTATCAAGTTATCGCTGTTGCTCGCACACCAGAGAAAAACCCTCGCCTTGCAGAACTTGGGGTTAAAGCGTTGATCTGTGATGCCACCGTTGAAGCGCAGGTAAAGGAAACCGTC
Proteins encoded:
- a CDS encoding sporulation protein — its product is MFGKLKASLGIGAAKVDTVLHNMSLSQGETLEGTVHIQGGDVEQQIDAIKLKLCTQVKEESDSGTSYPSFVLGHLQAVEPFVIGPGEEKQVNFELKLHDETPVTALNALNNLCHVWVETTLDIDFAIDPKDRDLVEVKPLPVVSSVISAIESAGFTMVKADVEKGHLRANTFQSHSGCYQEIEFRNNGFVTSKEIELSFILEGDVVHCLAEVDRAMSLRGDQYVSFTLNRNASAREVQAAVSRVLSV
- the gloA2 gene encoding SMU1112c/YaeR family gloxylase I-like metalloprotein; translation: MLKGIHHTAIICSDYSVSKAFYCDILGLKIIAENYREDRASYKLDLALPNGNQIELFSFPNPPKRPTRPEARGLRHLAFSVTCIEDVVEHLEKNNVEIEPIRIDEFTQSRYTFFQDPDGLPLELYEVST
- a CDS encoding YadA C-terminal domain-containing protein; the encoded protein is MKKSLIALSIASFFSINVSAAIAPIVIDIESVDKHLRDNFTVVDSGKTRIVIDDHGNKAIIEDRTVDGGMSSYKVTDANGRKHHVNFDRHGKVFSVNGRKINGKIDDLPDVNGDPTDPINLLKRVKKIESIGKAEIKSVQRQFSAMDSTLRTDAAHALDTVKADGLSHMNTRLAALDDSLRQDGSSALVKAKDQGVEYVTDRISAMDNAVRADAVHALDTVKADGLSHMNTRLAALDDSVRQDGASALAKAKAQGVDLVNTRLNSMNNSLREDGQSAYKSLNTKIDAVAGVDIDGAVDIASDEVNKRITSVGGELAKQGQIAVNAANTRMNSIEERTGRAFSSVRNDAKLAYNNLNTKIDAVAGVDIDGAVDIASDEVNKRITSVGGELAKQGQIAVNAANTRMSNIEARTGQAFSGARKDAELAYNELNKKIDTLTNIDVDGGAEFVSKEVNKRIDIAGEQAYEVAKVEMKNMYAEGKAAIDSAKAEIRKEAVEAYKELQKEIGDSSKNDTFDINDSVASKIAEEFDRIRESGASLASTGEAAYNSLSSDISKNTQAINDLRTDFESQAAQYNERFDKMDKRMDGVMAGTHAINNARPMVSGGQTAFGVGTGFAGKAQAIAVGFAHSFQDSNWSMSATTNVTQGHGIKTELSAGAGVQYAF